The sequence below is a genomic window from Oscillospiraceae bacterium.
GTAGACGTAGGTGTCGTGCATCAGGCCCTGGCTCTGGAGCATCAGCACGTAGCCCACGCGGGGCAGCTCGGGGTAGAGGTCCTTGCCCTTGGCCACGGTGGCGGTCTCGAAGGTCTTGACCTCGTCGGGGGTCAGGCTGCGGGCTAGCTCGCCCAGGTAGGCGGCGGTCTTGAGCCCGGCCATGCGCAGGGCGTGCTCGTGCAGGTGCTGCTTGGTGCCCGCCTTGGGCTCCAGGATCAGCACGAGGTTGTTGAGCTTGGAGAAGGGGGTATACTCGGCGCCGGGGCCGGTCATGTCGATGATGCCCTCCTGGAAGCCCACCACCTTGCCGGTGGTGACCACGGCGCAGCCGCGCAGCACGTTGGTGCGGCCGCTGCCCACGGTGTCAACCTTGGCCAGCATCCCGGGGAACACGCCGCCGGGGCCCTCCACCTTCACGCGGGGCTCGATCACGTCCTTGACGGGCATGATGCGGACAGACTCGCCCGGCTTGGCGATGTCGAAGTCCACGCTCTGGAGCACCTCGTCCTCCAGGATGAGGGCGCGCAGCTCCTCAACGTTGACGGTGAGCACCCCGTTTTCCACCTTGGAGCAGTTGCCGAACTGAATGTCGCTGATGTGAATTTCGCCCAGTTCCAGATGCATAGTCTCACACTCCTTCAAATAGATGAGGGGTAATTGCCCCCTCAATGAGCCGCAGGTCGATCTCCGCGAAGTCCTCCTTCATCGACTCCGGCGCGTCCTCCCCCCGCAGGAAGCGGGGCGGAAACTTCCGGCAGGCCGCCAGCCCGTCCTCAATCAGCGCCACGGATTCCGGGTCCGCCGCCCCCGCCCGGCTCTCAAGAGCCACCGAGCGGAAGGGGGTTTCATTGGGTTTGACGCTTCCGGCCAGCGGATGTGTGAGCAGCCTGTGGCCTTTGTGGACAAGGTCCCGCGCCCTTGCCAGCACATCGGCGTGACCGCCCTCCACGAACACCAGCTCCACGTCGTCCCCAAATCGGTCCCGTACCTTGACGTTGTTTGTGACCAGCAGCATGTCTTTGCCTCCTCTGACGAAAAAGAAACAGGGCGCAGGGTTCGTCAAACAAACGCCCTACGCCCTGTTTAAAACCTGAGAGTTTCTCCCCGTTTCCATACGGGGATTGCCCCTTCGGTGCCGCGGGCGGATGCCACGGCTTTTCAGAGTTCCGTCCGACAGCGGTACTTTTACCTGAGAGATTCACGATACCGCCCGGCAGGGCGGCGCGCTTAAACCTTCGGTGCCTCCACAAGGGAAGTCTCTCCCGCAGTCTTCAACCGGCAATATTTCCTTTTTCGATGTTAAGAGTTTAACATATCGGATTTCCAAATGCAAGGGGGCATATTTTATACATTTTGCATAAATTTTTTGTTCATATTGCCTTTGAACTGTTCAGTTCAACAATTCTAACGGCAGGATAATGTCCTCTTTGGGTACCTTTTCCCAGGAAAATTCCGGAATCAGAGCCCGGGCAGCCACCGGCTCCGGCCGCTCCACCAGCCCGGCCAGGAAGGCCAGCACGCCCAGGATCTCCTCCGGAGTATGGCGCGCGCGCAGCGCGCCCATATCCAAATCCCGGTCCCGCTTGCTCAGCCGCCGCCCGTCGCCGGAGCACAGCAGCGGCACGTGGTAGAAGGCCGGCGCGCGCAGGCCCAGCAGCCCGTACAGGTAGATCTGCCGGGGCGTGGAGTCCAGCAGGTCCCGCCCCCGCACCACCTGGTTCACCCCCATGGCGGCGTCGTCCGCCACCACGGCCAGCTGGTAGGCGTACACCCCGTCCGAGCGCCGGATGATGAAGTCCCCGCTGTCCCGTGCCAAGTCGCAGGTGAAGGGGCCGCAGTGCCCGTCCGTGAAGGACACCTCCCCCTCCGGCACCCGCAGCCGCCACGCCGGACGGCGGATCTCCTCCAGCGCCGCCCGCTCCGCCGCCGTCAGGCTCCGGCAGCGTCCGCCGTAAACCGCCTGCCCGTCCGAGCGGTGGGGGGCGGAGGCCGCCAGCCGCTCCGCCCGGGTACAGTAGCAGGGGTAGACCAGCCCCCGCGCCTCCAGGGTCCGGAAGGCGGCGGCGTAGCACCCCGTCCGCCCGCTCTGGAGATAGGGGCCGTCCGGGCCGCCCGCCCCATAGCCCTCGTCCCAGTCCAGCCCCAGCCAGCGCAGATCCTCCGCCAGCAGGGCGGCGTACGGCGGCCGGCAGCGGTCCGGGTCCAGATCCTCCATGCGCAGCGTCAGAATTCCGCCCGCGGAGCGCACCGAGAGCCAGGCCAGCAGGGCCGCAAACAGGTTGCCCAGGTGCATCCGCCCGCTGGGGCTGGGGGCGAACCGCCCCCGTATGTGCTCCTCCATGCCGCGTTCTCCCCTTACTTCTCATATAATAGTATTGTAACATGCCCACAACCCGCCCCGCAAGACGCCTTGTCCGCCTTGTCTTAATTTACAATTTATAGAAAATACCTTGTGTTTCATTCCCGCATGTGATTAAATGTAATATATTACCTTTTCGGAGGGATGAACTGCCTTGAAGCGTAACCGCCGTCCCCTTTTCCTCCTGGGCTGCCTGGGCATCCTGCTGCTGCTCGGCTCCGCCGTGCTGCTCTACCATGATTTCTCCGTGCGCATCCACCACCACTATCAGGAGCTGGCCACCCCCATCCTGCTGCGCGCCATCCTGATGAGCGGACTGTTTACGGCCGCGCTGTGCCTGGCGGGGCTGATGCTCTACTGCGCCCAGCGGGAGAACACCCGGCAGCTGGCCGAGGAGCGGGAGCGGTACTACCGCTCCTCCCGCCAGGACTGCCTGACCGGCCTTTTGAACAAGGGGGTTTTCGCCTGCGAGGTGGACCAGTTCATCCGGGCGGATTCCGCCCTCCAGCGGCGGGGCGCCCTGCTGGTCATCGATCTGGACAATTTCAAGGCCATTAACGACACCTGCGGCCACGCGGCGGGGGACTGCTCCCTCCTGCTCACCGCCCGGCTGCTGGGGGAGGTCTTCCCCCCCTCCGCCCTGCTGGGCCGGGCGGGGGGCGACGAGTTCGTGGTCTGGCTGCCGGGGGTGTCCGACCCCGGCGCGCTCCACCGCAGGGCGGCCGACCTGTGCCGCGCCCTGCGCCTGCACTCAGAGGAGCTGCTGCGGCAGGGCCAGCTCTCCTGCAGCGTGGGCGCATCCCTCTACCCCCGGGACGGGGCCTGCTTCTCCGCCCTCTTCGATGCGGCGGACGCCGCCATGTACGAGGCCAAGAGGCGGGGGAAAAACACCTGCGCCCTCGCCCTTCCGCCTAAAAATCCGGGCGGCGGGGGCTGATTTCTTGGTACATGCTTGCAAGTTTTTGGGGGCTGTGCTATAGTAGATTCAACCAAATACCAAGCGCTCCGAGCAAAGGCGCCTAAGGGCTTTACGCCTACGGCGCCGCGCCTTCGGGCCGGACTGGAAACGCTCCGGCCTTCCACCTTTGAAAAGGGGCCGCTTCCGTGGGGACGCCGCAGCGCCCTCTGTTTTCTCGTTGCCGGAAGCGCCGCCTCACTTTAGAGGCGGCGCTTCTTTTTTACTTTAAGGAGGCCGTACCATGAAGCTCATCGACACCCGGAACGCGGTGGGGCACGTGCTCTGCCACGATCTGACCCAGATCATCCCCGGCGTGACCAAGGACGCCCGCTTCCGCAAGGGCCACATCGTGGCCGAGGCGGACATCCCGGTGCTGCTCTCCATGGGCAAGGACCACCTCTACGTCTGGGAGAAGGCCGAGGGGATGCTCCACGAGGACGAGGCCGCCGAGCGCCTGCGGGCCCTTTGCCAGAACGAAAACATGCACCCCACCCCGGTGAAGGAGGGCAAAATTGAGCTGGTGGCCGACGTGGACGGCCTGTTCCGGGTGGACGCGGCGCGGCTTTACGCCGTCAACTCGGTGGACGAGATCATGGTGGCCACCCGCCACACCAACACCGCCGTGCGCCGGGGGGATAAGCTGGCGGGCACCCGCGTCATCCCCCTGGTGGTGGCCGAGGCGCGGCTCCGGGAGGCCGAGGCGGCCGCCGGGGGCGCGCCCCTGCTGGAGCTGCTGCCCTACGTGCGCAAAACCGCCGCAATCGTCACCACCGGCAGCGAGGTCTTTTACGGCCGGATCGAGGACAAGTTCACCCCCGTGGTGGAGCGGAAGCTGGCCGGCTGCGGCATCTCGGTGATTCAACGGGCCAAGGCCCCCGACGACCGGGCGCAGATCGTCGCCGCCATCGGCGCGGCCAGGGCCACCGGGGCGGAGCTTATCGTCTGCACCGGCGGCATGAGCGTGGACCCGGACGACCAGACCCCCGGCGCCATCAAGGCCGCCGGGGCCCGGGTGGTGTCCTACGGGGCCCCCGTGCTGCCCGGCGCCATGTTCCTGCTGGGGTATTTCGAGGACGGCACCCCCGTCATGGGCCTGCCCGGCTGCGTCATGTACGCCGGGGCCACCGTGTTCGACCTGGTGCTCCCCCGGGTGGCAGCCGGCGTGCCGGTGTCCAAGGCCGATCTGGCGGGCATGGGCCACGGGGGCCTCTGCCTGGGCTGTTCCGAGTGCCGCTACCCGGTCTGCCCCTTCGGCAAGGGGGTGTAGCCGTGGAACAGCGCATTGAGCTGGAGCGCGCCGTGGCGCTGCTGACCCGGGGGGCCTCCCCCCTGGGCGCCGAGACCCTCCCCCTGCCCGACTGCCTGGGCCGGGTGCTGGCGGAGGACTGCTTCGCCCCCCAGGACCAGCCCCCCTTCGACCGCTCCCCCCTGGACGGCTACGCCCTGCGCGCCGCCGACCTGGAGGCGGCCTGCCCGGAACGCCCCGCCCGCCTGGCCGTGGTGGACCGGGTGTGCGCTGGGGACGTGGCCCGGGTGGGCGTGGAGCCGGGCCAGGCCGTGCGCATCATGACGGGGGCCATGCTCCCCGCCGGGGCGGACTGCGTGGTGCGGCAGGAGGACACCGACCGGGGCGAGCCCGTGGTCTCGGTGTACGTGTCCCTCGGCAGGCACGCCAACTACGTCTTTCAGGGCGAGGACTACCGGGCCGGATCCCTCCTCCTCCCCGCCGGGACCGTGGTGGATGCCGCCGCCGTGGGCCTGCTGGCCGGGGCGGGGCTTGCCCGGCTGAATGTGTACCGCCTGCCCTCGGTGGCCGTGCTCTCCACCGGGGACGAGGTGGTGGAGCCCCACGTCCGCCCCCTGCCCCCCGGCAAGATCTACGGCTCCAACCTGCACCTGATCCTGGCCCGGCTGCGGGAGCTGGGTATTCAGCGGCTGGCCGGGGAGCAGGCCCCGGACGACCCCGCCGGCGTGGCGCGGGCCATGGGGCGGCTGCTGGAGACTTACGACGTGCTGATCACCACCGGCGGCGTGTCCGAGGGGGACAAGGACGTGCTGCACGCCGCCCTGCCCCTGCTGGGGGCGGAGCAGGTCTTTTGGCGGGTGCGGGCCAAGCCGGGCACCCCGGCCATGTTCTCCCGCCTGGGGGGCAAGCCCATCCTGTCCCTCTCCGGCAACCCCTTCGCCTGCGCCGCCACCTTCGAGCTGCTGGCGCGGCCCCTGCTGGCCGCCCTGTCGGTCAATCCCGCCCTGCTGCCCCGGCGGGCCCGGGCCGCGCTGACGGACGGCTTTTCCAAGCCCAGCCCCCAGCGGCGCTTCGCCCGGGGGATCTGCCGGGACGGGGCGGTGACCCCCGCCGGGAAGGACTCCCCCGGCCTGCTGTCCTCCTTCGTGGGCTGCAACTGCCTCATCGAAATCCCGGCAGGCAGCCCCGCGCTGGAGGCGGGGGCCCGGGTGGACGTGCTGCTGCTGTAGCGCGTGCGGGATGGTCCCCGTTCTTCCCTTCCGTAGGGGCGATTCACGAATCGCCCGCCGTTTTCCGCCTATAACTGGCCTTTTGGAGGTTTTGATATGGAACCGAGCTTCAACCACTTCGACGGGGAGGGCAACGCCATCATGGTGGACGTGTCCTCCAAGCCCCCCACCCACAGGGAGGCGATGGCGGCGGGCGTCATCCACGTCTCCCGCGCCGTGCTGGACGCCATCACGGGGCACACCGCGGCCAAGGGCGACGTGCTGGGGGTGGCCCGGGTGGCGGGCATCATGGCCACCAAGCGCACCTCCGATCTGATCCCCCTGTGCCACCCGCTCATGCTCTCCAACGCAGCCGTGGACTTCACCGTGCTGGAGGATGCCTGCGCCGTGGAGGCCCGCTGCACCGTCAAGCTGGACGGCAAGACCGGGGTGGAGATGGAGGCCCTCACCGGGGTCACCGTGGCCCTGATGACCATCTACGACATGTGCAAGGCCATTGATAAATCCATGGTGCTCTCCGACATCCGCCTGCTGCACAAGGAGGGGGGCAAATCGGGGGTGTACGACCATGCGTGAGCCCGCCGTGGTCGCCGTCAGCGGCATCAAAAATTCGGGCAAGACCACCTTTATCGACGAGATGCTGCCCCACTTCTTCGCCCAGGGCCTGCGGGTGGCGGTCGTCAAGCACGACGGCCACTCCTTCGTCCCCGACCCGCCGGACACCGACACCGGCCGCCACCTGGCCGCCGGGGCCTGCGGCACCGCCGTCTTCGACGGGGAGAAGTACAAGGTCGTCCGCCGGGGGAGGGTGACGGAGCGGGAGCTGATCCCCTTCTTCCCCGACGCGGACCTCATTTTGCTGGAGGGCCTCAAGGGCTCGGACTGGCCCAAGCTGGAGCTGGTGCGGGGGGCGGTCTCCTCCGCGCCGGTGTGCGATCCGAAAAACCTGCTGGCCCTGGTCACCGACCTGGAGCTCTCCCTCCCCGGCGTGCCGGTGGTGGCCCTGGACGACCCGGCGGGGGCGGCGCAGGTCATTTTGCGGTACATGAGGGGGCGCAGGCTATGACCGACGGACAGGGCCGCGCCATCGACTATCTGCGCATCTCGGTCACCGACCGCTGCAACCTGCGCTGCACCTACTGCATGCCCCCGGGCGGTGTAAAGTGGATTTCCCATACAGATATTCTGTCCTATGAGGAAATCCTCCGTCTGGTCTCCCTGTTCGCCGAAATCGGTGTCAAGCGCATCCGCCTGACAGGCGGCGAACCGCTGGTCCGCAGAGGTCTGCCCGACCTGGTGCGCGGCCTGCGGGCAATTCCGGGGATTTCCTCCGTGATGGCCACCACCAACGGCACCCTTTTGGCCGGGCAGCTCCCCGCCCTGCTGGACGCGGGCCTGAACGGCGTGAACCTGAGCCTGGACACCCTGGACCGGGCGCAGTTCGCCGCCATCACCCGCCGGGACGCCCTCCCCGCCGCCCTGGAAGGGCTGGAGGCCGCCCTGGCCGCCCCCGGCCTGACGGTCAAGCTCAACTGCGTGCCCACGGCGTTCAACGCCGGACAGTGGGTCCCCCTGGCCGCCCTGGCCCGGGACCGGGCGCTGTCGGTGCGCTTCATCGAGCTGATGCCCATCGGCCTGGGCGGGGATATGCCCGGCGTGGCGGAGGACGATCTGCGCGCCGCGCTGGAGGCCGCCTTCGGCCCCCTCTCCCCCTGCGATCCAGACCCCGGCGGCGGGCCCTGCCGCTACTTCCGCCCGGCGGGCTTCCGGGGGAAGATCGGCTTTATCAGCGCCATGACCCACCAGTTCTGCGCCCAGTGCAACCGGGTGCGGCTCACCGCCACCGGCTTTCTCAAGACCTGCCTGCAGTATGAGGACGGGGCGGATCTGGCCGCGCCGCTGCGCGCCGGGGCGGGGGACGGGGAGCTGCGCGCCATCATCCGGGACGCCATCGCGCGCAAACCCCGGCAGCACCGCTTCAACGACGCCGCCCCGGCGGGCCGGGAGCGGCACAATATGAATCAGATAGGAGGCTGACAGCGATGGGCAAGGTACTGGCCGTCTGCATCAGCGAACACAAGGGTACCCAGAAGCGCGACGTAAAAACCGCAAAATTTGTCCCCGACTGGGGCATCGAGGGGGACGCCCACGCCGGGAAATGGCACCGGCAGGTCTCCCTGCTCTCCCACGACAGGATTGAGGCCTTCCGCGCCCGGGGCGCGGAGGTGGACCACGGCGCGTTCGGCG
It includes:
- the gluQ gene encoding glutamyl-Q tRNA(Asp) synthetase, with the translated sequence MEEHIRGRFAPSPSGRMHLGNLFAALLAWLSVRSAGGILTLRMEDLDPDRCRPPYAALLAEDLRWLGLDWDEGYGAGGPDGPYLQSGRTGCYAAAFRTLEARGLVYPCYCTRAERLAASAPHRSDGQAVYGGRCRSLTAAERAALEEIRRPAWRLRVPEGEVSFTDGHCGPFTCDLARDSGDFIIRRSDGVYAYQLAVVADDAAMGVNQVVRGRDLLDSTPRQIYLYGLLGLRAPAFYHVPLLCSGDGRRLSKRDRDLDMGALRARHTPEEILGVLAFLAGLVERPEPVAARALIPEFSWEKVPKEDIILPLELLN
- a CDS encoding molybdopterin-guanine dinucleotide biosynthesis protein B; translated protein: MREPAVVAVSGIKNSGKTTFIDEMLPHFFAQGLRVAVVKHDGHSFVPDPPDTDTGRHLAAGACGTAVFDGEKYKVVRRGRVTERELIPFFPDADLILLEGLKGSDWPKLELVRGAVSSAPVCDPKNLLALVTDLELSLPGVPVVALDDPAGAAQVILRYMRGRRL
- a CDS encoding molybdopterin molybdenumtransferase MoeA — translated: MEQRIELERAVALLTRGASPLGAETLPLPDCLGRVLAEDCFAPQDQPPFDRSPLDGYALRAADLEAACPERPARLAVVDRVCAGDVARVGVEPGQAVRIMTGAMLPAGADCVVRQEDTDRGEPVVSVYVSLGRHANYVFQGEDYRAGSLLLPAGTVVDAAAVGLLAGAGLARLNVYRLPSVAVLSTGDEVVEPHVRPLPPGKIYGSNLHLILARLRELGIQRLAGEQAPDDPAGVARAMGRLLETYDVLITTGGVSEGDKDVLHAALPLLGAEQVFWRVRAKPGTPAMFSRLGGKPILSLSGNPFACAATFELLARPLLAALSVNPALLPRRARAALTDGFSKPSPQRRFARGICRDGAVTPAGKDSPGLLSSFVGCNCLIEIPAGSPALEAGARVDVLLL
- the grdX_2 gene encoding GrdX protein — translated: MLLVTNNVKVRDRFGDDVELVFVEGGHADVLARARDLVHKGHRLLTHPLAGSVKPNETPFRSVALESRAGAADPESVALIEDGLAACRKFPPRFLRGEDAPESMKEDFAEIDLRLIEGAITPHLFEGV
- the moaC gene encoding cyclic pyranopterin monophosphate synthase accessory protein: MEPSFNHFDGEGNAIMVDVSSKPPTHREAMAAGVIHVSRAVLDAITGHTAAKGDVLGVARVAGIMATKRTSDLIPLCHPLMLSNAAVDFTVLEDACAVEARCTVKLDGKTGVEMEALTGVTVALMTIYDMCKAIDKSMVLSDIRLLHKEGGKSGVYDHA
- a CDS encoding GTP 3',8-cyclase MoaA, which codes for MTDGQGRAIDYLRISVTDRCNLRCTYCMPPGGVKWISHTDILSYEEILRLVSLFAEIGVKRIRLTGGEPLVRRGLPDLVRGLRAIPGISSVMATTNGTLLAGQLPALLDAGLNGVNLSLDTLDRAQFAAITRRDALPAALEGLEAALAAPGLTVKLNCVPTAFNAGQWVPLAALARDRALSVRFIELMPIGLGGDMPGVAEDDLRAALEAAFGPLSPCDPDPGGGPCRYFRPAGFRGKIGFISAMTHQFCAQCNRVRLTATGFLKTCLQYEDGADLAAPLRAGAGDGELRAIIRDAIARKPRQHRFNDAAPAGRERHNMNQIGG
- a CDS encoding molybdopterin biosynthesis protein gives rise to the protein MKLIDTRNAVGHVLCHDLTQIIPGVTKDARFRKGHIVAEADIPVLLSMGKDHLYVWEKAEGMLHEDEAAERLRALCQNENMHPTPVKEGKIELVADVDGLFRVDAARLYAVNSVDEIMVATRHTNTAVRRGDKLAGTRVIPLVVAEARLREAEAAAGGAPLLELLPYVRKTAAIVTTGSEVFYGRIEDKFTPVVERKLAGCGISVIQRAKAPDDRAQIVAAIGAARATGAELIVCTGGMSVDPDDQTPGAIKAAGARVVSYGAPVLPGAMFLLGYFEDGTPVMGLPGCVMYAGATVFDLVLPRVAAGVPVSKADLAGMGHGGLCLGCSECRYPVCPFGKGV
- the grdE_2 gene encoding beta-aspartyl-peptidase, which gives rise to MHLELGEIHISDIQFGNCSKVENGVLTVNVEELRALILEDEVLQSVDFDIAKPGESVRIMPVKDVIEPRVKVEGPGGVFPGMLAKVDTVGSGRTNVLRGCAVVTTGKVVGFQEGIIDMTGPGAEYTPFSKLNNLVLILEPKAGTKQHLHEHALRMAGLKTAAYLGELARSLTPDEVKTFETATVAKGKDLYPELPRVGYVLMLQSQGLMHDTYVYGVDMKQSLPTIVNPTELMDGAIVSGNCVSACDKNTTYHHLNNPVVADLLAQHGKTINFVGVIITNENVYLADKQRSSDWATKLATFLDLDGALVSQEGFGNPDTDLIMNCKKLEGAGIKTVIITDEYAGRDGASQSLADADAAADAVVTGGNANMVIHLPKMDKVIGHPEAANIIAGGFDGSLEADGSITAELQVITGATNEMGFNRLSAR